In Flavobacterium sp. CBA20B-1, one DNA window encodes the following:
- a CDS encoding YfhO family protein: MKNFKNYVPHILAILGFVVVALAYFYPVLSGKQIMQSDIVQYTGMAKELNDFRQTNNEETYWVNNAFGGMPTYQLGAKYPHNYIKELDYVIRFLPRPADYVFLYFIGFYILLLTYKVKPLKAFIGALLFGFSTYLIVILGAGHNAKAHAIAYMPLVLAGVHLVFRKKYLLGGILTMIAAALEISANHFQMTYYLLLFLVIVSIYYSVYYIKQKEVSSLLKMFGIFVVAGILAIGLNATNLMATSEYAKFSTRSDSELTIAPDGSPKASTNAMTHEYITEYSYGNFETFNLLVPRIMGGGNGEKIGTQSETYQFVFNFLQSQGYDPAPAQQFADHAPTYWGEQPIVAAPAYIGAVVLFLALLCFFVDDRKAKYYLGAGAAVSIALSWGHNFFLTDFLIDTLPLYNKFRAITSIQVIAELCFPVLAILGLQAFFNASKEKQFKALKMSGIVFATLLVVLFVLKGTLGFEGTNDSYYAQVFQQAGSDFLAALINDRKAMYSKDLLRTFIFIALAFGALLAFNKEKLTAKVTVIIVGFLGVIDLISIDTNYVNKDNFVAKYMVEKPFQQTPADQHILKDTTHFRVFEQQGGFSSARSSYFHHSLGGYHAAKPKKIQDLFDYQIAQQNIQVLNMLNVKYVINKNEEGADIALENPDANGNAWFVKNIQKVANADEMMTAMKSFQSKETALVYDAAQVSKTNFEVDSLAQIHLLHYQPNKLVYKSQNKADGFAVFSEIYYPKGWNISIDGKPMEMMEVNYTLRGLYVPAGNHEITFAFEPEVIQKGSTVSLITSIIALLIVIAGVFYIWKSATKKEENPN, encoded by the coding sequence ATGAAAAATTTTAAAAACTATGTACCTCATATTTTAGCAATATTGGGTTTTGTAGTTGTGGCTTTGGCATACTTTTATCCGGTACTTTCGGGCAAGCAAATCATGCAATCCGATATTGTGCAATACACCGGAATGGCTAAAGAATTAAACGATTTTCGACAAACAAATAACGAAGAAACTTATTGGGTAAACAATGCTTTTGGCGGTATGCCCACTTATCAATTAGGCGCAAAATATCCACATAATTACATAAAAGAATTAGATTATGTGATTCGTTTTCTTCCGCGTCCTGCCGATTACGTTTTCTTATATTTCATAGGATTTTATATACTGCTTTTAACCTACAAAGTAAAACCTTTAAAGGCTTTTATTGGCGCGTTATTGTTTGGTTTTTCCACCTATTTAATTGTGATTTTAGGAGCCGGACACAATGCCAAAGCTCACGCAATTGCTTATATGCCATTGGTTTTAGCTGGTGTGCATCTGGTTTTTAGGAAAAAATATCTTTTGGGAGGAATTCTTACAATGATTGCTGCTGCGCTGGAAATTTCGGCTAATCACTTCCAAATGACGTATTATCTATTGCTATTTTTAGTGATTGTATCCATTTATTATTCCGTATATTATATCAAACAGAAAGAAGTTTCTTCTCTACTAAAAATGTTTGGAATATTTGTTGTTGCTGGAATTTTAGCAATTGGTTTGAATGCAACCAATTTAATGGCTACATCAGAATATGCAAAATTCAGTACCAGAAGCGATAGCGAATTAACAATAGCTCCAGATGGTTCACCGAAAGCATCAACCAACGCAATGACCCATGAGTACATCACAGAGTATAGTTACGGTAATTTTGAAACCTTTAATTTACTCGTTCCCCGAATTATGGGCGGTGGTAATGGCGAAAAAATTGGTACACAATCAGAAACCTATCAATTTGTATTTAATTTTTTACAATCGCAAGGATACGATCCAGCTCCGGCACAACAATTTGCCGACCATGCGCCTACCTATTGGGGCGAACAGCCAATTGTAGCTGCACCAGCATATATTGGAGCTGTGGTGTTGTTTTTAGCGCTCTTGTGCTTTTTTGTAGATGATAGAAAAGCAAAGTATTACTTGGGTGCGGGGGCTGCTGTTTCCATTGCTTTATCTTGGGGACACAACTTCTTTTTAACCGATTTTTTGATTGATACGTTGCCACTTTACAATAAATTCCGTGCCATAACATCTATTCAAGTAATCGCTGAATTATGTTTTCCAGTGCTGGCAATTTTAGGTTTACAGGCATTTTTTAATGCGTCTAAAGAAAAACAGTTTAAAGCTTTAAAAATGTCGGGAATTGTTTTTGCAACACTTCTTGTTGTACTATTTGTTTTAAAAGGAACTTTAGGCTTTGAAGGAACAAACGATTCGTATTATGCGCAAGTTTTTCAACAAGCCGGATCTGATTTTTTGGCTGCTTTAATAAACGACCGCAAGGCAATGTATTCAAAAGATTTATTGCGAACTTTTATCTTTATAGCTTTGGCTTTCGGAGCATTATTAGCATTCAATAAAGAAAAGTTAACTGCAAAAGTTACCGTAATTATCGTTGGTTTTTTAGGTGTGATTGATTTAATTTCTATTGATACCAACTATGTAAACAAAGATAACTTTGTAGCAAAATACATGGTAGAAAAGCCTTTTCAGCAAACACCAGCAGATCAGCATATTTTAAAAGATACTACACATTTTAGGGTTTTTGAACAACAAGGCGGTTTTAGTAGCGCGCGAAGCTCCTATTTTCATCATTCTTTAGGTGGATACCATGCGGCAAAACCTAAGAAAATTCAAGATTTGTTTGACTATCAAATTGCACAGCAAAACATTCAAGTTTTAAACATGTTGAATGTAAAATATGTGATTAATAAAAACGAAGAAGGAGCTGATATTGCCTTAGAAAATCCGGATGCAAACGGAAATGCTTGGTTTGTTAAAAACATTCAAAAAGTAGCAAATGCAGATGAAATGATGACAGCAATGAAATCATTCCAATCAAAAGAAACAGCGTTGGTGTATGATGCAGCACAAGTATCGAAAACAAATTTTGAGGTAGATAGTTTGGCACAAATACACTTATTGCATTATCAACCTAATAAATTAGTATATAAATCACAAAACAAAGCAGATGGTTTTGCGGTATTCTCTGAAATTTACTATCCAAAAGGATGGAATATTTCAATCGATGGAAAACCTATGGAAATGATGGAAGTGAATTACACCCTACGCGGATTATATGTTCCTGCTGGTAATCATGAAATTACATTTGCTTTCGAACCAGAAGTGATACAAAAAGGTAGCACCGTTTCATTAATAACCTCGATCATAGCATTATTAATTGTAATTGCGGGTGTTTTTTACATCTGGAAATCTGCTACGAAAAAAGAGGAAAACCCGAATTAA
- a CDS encoding NAD(P)-dependent oxidoreductase produces MKFGIIREGKTPPDKRVVFSPQELLIFKNTYPTATFKVESSPIRVFKDEEYEQLGFEITEDMADCDVLFGVKEVPIEKLISNKTYFFFSHTIKKQIYNQKLLKACLEKNIRLIDHETLVDNKGTRLIGFGRYAGIVGAYNAFRAFGIKFDLFNLKKAEELKTQKDLIDRLNKVFLPPIKVVLTGKGKVGFGAKEILDGMKMKEVSVEKFLNKEFDEPVYVHIDVEDYYKKIDGTTGSFEDFKKNPLDYTSDFEKFSKVADIFIAGHFYKDGSPKILTKEMLNHANNAIKVVADISCDINGPIDCTLRASTIADPIYGYYPRENKEVAIDHPAAVVVMAVDNLPCELPKDASEGFGEIFLKEIIPAFFDNDKEGILERATICENGKLTERFSYLSDFVQ; encoded by the coding sequence ATGAAATTTGGAATAATACGCGAAGGGAAAACACCACCTGACAAAAGGGTAGTTTTTTCGCCGCAAGAATTATTAATCTTTAAAAACACCTATCCTACTGCAACTTTTAAAGTAGAATCTTCACCAATTAGAGTTTTCAAAGATGAAGAATACGAGCAATTAGGTTTTGAAATAACAGAAGACATGGCAGATTGCGATGTGCTTTTTGGCGTTAAAGAAGTGCCTATCGAAAAATTAATTTCTAACAAAACGTATTTCTTTTTTTCACATACCATAAAAAAACAAATATACAATCAAAAGTTGCTTAAAGCTTGTTTAGAAAAAAACATTCGTTTAATTGACCATGAAACATTGGTTGATAATAAAGGAACACGCTTAATTGGTTTTGGTAGATATGCCGGAATTGTTGGCGCTTATAATGCTTTTAGAGCTTTTGGAATAAAGTTTGATTTGTTTAATCTCAAAAAAGCCGAAGAATTAAAGACTCAAAAAGATTTAATTGATCGCTTAAACAAAGTGTTTCTTCCTCCTATCAAAGTGGTTTTAACAGGAAAAGGCAAAGTAGGATTTGGTGCGAAAGAAATTTTAGACGGAATGAAGATGAAAGAGGTTTCAGTTGAAAAATTCTTGAATAAAGAGTTTGATGAGCCTGTTTATGTGCATATCGATGTTGAAGATTACTATAAAAAAATTGATGGAACAACCGGTTCATTTGAAGATTTCAAGAAAAATCCTTTGGATTACACCAGCGATTTTGAAAAATTTTCGAAAGTAGCCGATATTTTTATTGCCGGACATTTTTATAAAGATGGGTCGCCAAAAATATTAACAAAAGAAATGCTGAACCATGCAAACAATGCCATAAAAGTAGTTGCAGATATTTCTTGCGATATCAACGGACCCATTGATTGCACTTTGCGAGCTTCAACTATTGCCGATCCAATTTACGGATATTATCCGCGAGAAAACAAAGAAGTAGCAATTGATCATCCTGCGGCGGTAGTGGTAATGGCAGTTGATAATTTACCGTGCGAGTTGCCAAAAGATGCAAGCGAAGGCTTTGGAGAAATCTTTTTAAAAGAAATCATTCCTGCTTTTTTTGATAACGATAAGGAAGGTATATTGGAAAGAGCCACTATTTGCGAAAATGGAAAATTAACCGAACGATTTTCCTATCTAAGTGATTTTGTACAATAA
- a CDS encoding ATP-dependent helicase yields the protein MQQYIDQLNEAQRAPVLQKNGPMIIIAGAGSGKTRVLTLRIAYLMHLGVDAFNILALTFTNKAAKEMKERISKIVGSAEAKNLWMGTFHSVFARILRAEADKLGYPSNFTIYDSQDSQRLIGQIIKEMQLDKDIYKPNQVLSRISNYKNNMITVKAYFNNPELMEADAMAKKPRIGDIYQAYVERCFKAGAMDFDDLLLKTNELLIRFPEVLLKYQDRFRYILVDEYQDTNNSQYLIVKALADRFQNICVVGDDAQSIYAFRGANINNIFNFQKDFDNVQTYRLEQNYRSSKNIVEAANTVIDKNKTKLDKLVWTENPDGSKIKIHRSITDAEEGRFVASTIFEEKMTHQMQNGDFAILYRTNAQSRAMEDALRKKDIPYRIYGGLSFYQRKEIKDVLGYLRLIVNPKDEEALVRVINYPTRGIGNTTVEKLNIAANHYKRSIFEVMEHIDKIDLKLNAGTKSKISDFVTMIKNFQIINQNNDAYYLTDYVVKKTGLIQELKKDGTPEGITRLDNIEELLNGIKDFTEGQKEVDGARGSLAEFLEDVALASDLDNDKGDDDRVALMTIHLAKGLEFPTVFVVGMEEDLFPSAMSVNSRAELEEERRLFYVALTRAEHKAYLTYAQSRYRWGKLVDCDPSRFIQEIDPQYIEFLSAPETNYRYKSSINEDIFGDVDKSKLRLNKPVAGIPPKWVKENEDPKPNHDIRRLKDMSKISTSNASSNENSSLQEGQIIMHERFGKGKILNLEGAGADKKAEIHFEVGGIKKLLLRFAKLKPIG from the coding sequence ATGCAACAATATATCGATCAGTTAAACGAAGCACAGCGTGCTCCCGTACTGCAAAAAAATGGACCTATGATCATCATTGCGGGTGCAGGTTCGGGTAAAACACGTGTGTTAACGCTGCGAATTGCTTATTTAATGCACTTAGGGGTTGATGCTTTTAATATTTTGGCACTTACATTTACCAACAAGGCGGCCAAAGAAATGAAAGAGCGTATTTCTAAGATTGTGGGTTCGGCAGAAGCCAAAAATTTGTGGATGGGAACTTTTCACTCAGTTTTTGCCCGAATTTTGCGAGCCGAAGCAGACAAATTGGGATATCCTTCTAATTTCACCATCTATGATTCGCAAGATTCTCAGCGGTTAATTGGACAAATCATCAAAGAAATGCAGTTAGATAAGGATATTTACAAGCCCAATCAGGTGCTTAGCCGTATATCCAACTACAAAAATAATATGATTACAGTTAAGGCTTATTTCAACAATCCCGAACTGATGGAGGCCGATGCAATGGCAAAAAAACCACGAATTGGGGATATTTACCAAGCCTATGTGGAAAGATGTTTTAAAGCAGGTGCGATGGATTTTGACGATTTGTTGTTGAAAACCAACGAATTATTGATTCGTTTTCCGGAAGTCTTGTTAAAATATCAAGATCGCTTCAGGTATATTTTGGTTGATGAGTATCAGGATACCAATAACTCGCAATATTTAATCGTGAAAGCCTTGGCAGATCGTTTTCAAAATATTTGTGTGGTGGGCGATGATGCACAGTCTATATACGCATTTCGAGGGGCGAATATCAATAATATCTTCAATTTTCAGAAAGATTTTGATAACGTACAAACCTATCGATTGGAACAAAATTATCGCTCCTCAAAAAATATTGTGGAAGCTGCAAACACCGTTATCGACAAAAATAAAACCAAATTAGATAAATTGGTATGGACCGAAAATCCCGATGGTTCCAAAATTAAAATTCATCGATCAATTACCGATGCAGAAGAAGGACGCTTTGTGGCATCAACCATTTTTGAAGAAAAAATGACCCATCAAATGCAGAATGGCGATTTTGCAATTTTGTATCGAACCAATGCCCAATCGCGTGCAATGGAAGATGCGTTGCGAAAAAAAGATATTCCTTATAGAATTTACGGCGGTTTATCGTTTTATCAACGCAAAGAAATTAAAGATGTTTTAGGATATTTAAGACTGATTGTAAATCCAAAAGACGAAGAAGCACTCGTGCGCGTGATAAATTATCCAACCCGCGGAATTGGAAACACTACGGTGGAAAAACTGAATATTGCTGCCAACCATTACAAAAGAAGTATTTTTGAAGTGATGGAGCATATTGATAAAATCGATTTAAAACTGAACGCCGGCACAAAAAGTAAAATAAGCGATTTTGTTACCATGATTAAGAACTTTCAAATCATTAATCAAAATAACGATGCGTATTATTTAACAGATTATGTGGTAAAAAAAACAGGATTGATCCAAGAATTGAAAAAAGACGGCACTCCTGAAGGTATTACCCGTTTAGACAATATTGAGGAACTTTTAAACGGTATTAAAGATTTCACCGAAGGACAAAAAGAAGTAGATGGTGCACGAGGAAGTTTGGCTGAATTTTTAGAAGATGTAGCCCTTGCAAGCGATTTGGATAATGACAAAGGCGATGACGACCGTGTGGCATTAATGACCATTCACTTGGCAAAAGGATTGGAATTTCCCACCGTTTTTGTAGTTGGTATGGAAGAAGATTTGTTCCCAAGTGCCATGAGCGTGAATTCTCGTGCCGAATTAGAAGAAGAACGCCGCTTGTTTTATGTGGCATTAACACGTGCCGAGCACAAAGCATATTTAACGTATGCACAATCGCGTTACCGATGGGGAAAATTAGTAGATTGTGATCCGTCGCGCTTCATTCAAGAAATAGATCCGCAGTATATAGAATTTCTTTCTGCACCTGAAACCAACTACCGATACAAATCAAGTATCAATGAAGATATTTTTGGAGATGTAGATAAATCTAAATTGCGCTTAAACAAACCCGTGGCAGGCATTCCACCAAAATGGGTCAAAGAAAACGAAGACCCAAAACCCAATCATGACATCAGAAGATTGAAAGATATGAGTAAGATTTCAACTTCAAATGCTTCATCAAACGAAAATTCTTCGTTACAAGAAGGACAAATTATCATGCACGAACGTTTTGGTAAAGGAAAAATTCTTAACTTAGAAGGAGCCGGAGCAGACAAAAAAGCTGAAATTCATTTTGAAGTAGGCGGAATTAAAAAATTGCTGCTGCGTTTTGCAAAATTAAAACCAATAGGGTAG
- a CDS encoding L-threonylcarbamoyladenylate synthase yields MAKFIKIYPDNPNEKEIQKVVKILKEGGLVIYPTDTVYGLGCDITNSKALERIAKIKGIKLEKANFSFVCNDLSNISEYVKNLDTSSFKILKKALPGPYTFILEGNNNLPKEFKKKKTVGIRVPDNSIALELVKQLGNPILSTSIYDEDEVLEYTTDPELIFEKWQNKVDAVIDGGYGDNIASTIIDLTGSEPEVIREGKGAIDML; encoded by the coding sequence ATGGCAAAATTTATAAAAATATATCCTGATAATCCTAACGAAAAGGAAATTCAGAAAGTCGTTAAAATATTAAAAGAAGGCGGTTTGGTAATTTATCCCACCGACACTGTTTATGGTTTGGGTTGCGACATTACCAACAGCAAAGCGCTGGAGCGTATTGCAAAAATCAAAGGAATTAAACTAGAAAAGGCCAATTTTTCTTTTGTATGTAATGATTTGAGCAATATTTCTGAATATGTAAAAAATTTAGATACATCATCGTTCAAAATTCTGAAAAAAGCATTGCCCGGTCCCTACACTTTTATTTTAGAGGGAAACAACAATCTACCAAAAGAGTTTAAAAAGAAGAAAACAGTTGGTATCCGTGTACCCGATAACAGCATTGCATTAGAACTGGTAAAACAATTGGGAAATCCTATTCTTTCAACCTCTATTTATGATGAAGACGAGGTGCTTGAATATACAACAGACCCAGAATTGATTTTTGAAAAATGGCAAAACAAAGTAGATGCAGTAATAGACGGTGGCTATGGTGACAACATCGCATCAACTATTATTGATCTAACAGGCTCTGAACCAGAAGTTATTCGTGAAGGTAAAGGTGCTATTGATATGCTTTAA
- a CDS encoding DUF7935 family protein: protein MIDLKVDWKESLLILLGLVVIVLLFYLFNRKSIAREKQTEAFLRERLQHQGNAFAPQEPARKATPQIVQAYERLIILMERIDLQKLVVRVAPISELKQDYASFLIQNIEQEYDFNISQQLYVSEEAWALIATAKQTIIQQILKTSLKEEVQDAHTLQQKLLQVRESNSVTDLAKNRLKQEFKDLV from the coding sequence ATGATCGATTTAAAAGTAGATTGGAAAGAATCATTACTTATTTTACTAGGTTTGGTTGTAATTGTTCTGTTGTTCTATTTGTTTAACAGAAAGTCAATTGCGCGCGAGAAACAAACCGAAGCGTTTTTACGGGAACGCTTACAGCACCAAGGAAATGCCTTTGCACCGCAAGAACCAGCCCGAAAAGCTACGCCACAAATTGTGCAGGCTTATGAGCGATTAATTATTTTGATGGAACGTATAGATTTACAAAAATTAGTGGTTCGAGTGGCACCTATTTCAGAGTTGAAGCAAGATTATGCCTCATTTCTAATTCAAAATATTGAACAAGAATATGATTTTAATATCTCGCAACAATTGTATGTTTCCGAAGAAGCATGGGCATTGATTGCTACCGCGAAACAAACCATTATTCAACAAATTTTAAAAACAAGTTTAAAAGAAGAGGTGCAAGATGCCCATACATTACAACAGAAATTATTGCAAGTAAGAGAATCGAATTCTGTTACCGACTTGGCAAAAAACAGATTAAAGCAAGAATTTAAAGATTTGGTTTAA
- the hemN gene encoding oxygen-independent coproporphyrinogen III oxidase: MNSLINKYNVPGPRYTSYPTVPFWNQAYFSSNKWIARLQQNFDLTNSTEGISLYIHLPYCESLCTFCGCHKHITKQHKVEQPYIDAVLKEWNLYLNLFGSKPIIKELHLGGGTPTFFSSTELKRLVDGIFEKSVKHEHLEMSFEGHPNNTSETHLQVLFDLGFKRVSFGVQDYDEKVQKAIHRNQAFNQVSAVSLKAREIGYQSITHDIIYGLPFQTIESIKDTIYKTAQIMPDRISFYSYAHVPWMKGNGQRGFKNHDLPKSEYKRQLYEEGRTLLQQFGYYEIGMDHFAKATDDLYKSSKNKQLHRNFMGYTPSKTTVLIGLGASAISDCGNAFAQNEKQIPLYLASIERNEIPVFKGHVLSNDDLVLRHCITDIICRYSTDLTAVYAIIPKEELQNRLNEFLNDELITIENNQLTVTHLGKTFVRNICMAFDEYLIQNTPSTQLFSMTI, translated from the coding sequence ATGAATAGCTTAATTAACAAATATAATGTTCCCGGCCCCCGATACACAAGTTATCCAACTGTTCCTTTTTGGAATCAAGCTTATTTTTCAAGTAATAAATGGATCGCTCGTTTGCAACAAAATTTTGATTTAACCAATAGCACTGAAGGCATATCGTTATATATTCATCTGCCATATTGTGAAAGTTTGTGTACTTTTTGTGGGTGTCATAAACACATTACAAAGCAGCACAAAGTAGAGCAACCATATATCGATGCTGTTTTAAAAGAATGGAATTTGTATTTGAATCTGTTTGGAAGTAAGCCTATTATTAAAGAGTTGCATTTGGGTGGCGGTACGCCTACCTTTTTTAGTAGTACGGAATTAAAAAGATTGGTTGATGGAATTTTTGAAAAATCTGTAAAACATGAGCATTTAGAAATGAGTTTTGAAGGACATCCTAATAATACTTCAGAAACACATTTGCAAGTTTTGTTTGATTTAGGTTTTAAGCGAGTGAGTTTTGGTGTGCAAGATTATGATGAAAAAGTGCAAAAAGCAATTCACAGAAACCAGGCTTTTAACCAAGTGAGTGCCGTTTCTTTGAAAGCCAGAGAAATCGGCTATCAATCTATAACTCATGATATTATTTATGGATTGCCGTTTCAAACAATTGAAAGTATAAAAGACACTATTTATAAAACAGCACAGATAATGCCCGATAGAATTTCCTTTTATTCCTATGCACACGTGCCATGGATGAAAGGAAATGGGCAACGGGGTTTTAAAAACCATGATCTTCCGAAAAGCGAATATAAACGACAGCTCTATGAAGAGGGAAGAACGTTATTGCAGCAATTTGGTTATTACGAAATAGGGATGGATCATTTTGCAAAAGCAACAGATGATTTGTATAAATCATCTAAGAATAAGCAATTGCACAGAAATTTTATGGGATACACGCCTTCTAAAACAACAGTTTTGATTGGTTTGGGAGCATCGGCAATCAGCGATTGTGGAAATGCTTTTGCACAAAACGAAAAACAAATTCCTTTGTATTTAGCTTCTATCGAAAGAAATGAAATTCCTGTTTTTAAAGGGCATGTTTTATCAAATGATGATTTAGTTTTGCGCCATTGTATCACAGATATCATTTGCCGATACAGTACCGATTTAACGGCTGTTTATGCAATAATTCCTAAAGAGGAATTGCAAAATCGTTTGAATGAATTTTTGAACGATGAATTGATTACAATTGAAAACAATCAATTAACGGTTACTCATTTGGGTAAAACTTTTGTACGCAATATCTGTATGGCTTTTGATGAATATTTAATTCAAAACACACCTTCAACCCAATTGTTTTCAATGACTATTTAA
- a CDS encoding DUF4834 family protein — protein MDQASFQSFIKTVLIIVLVYYLFKFTFKLLAPYLLNKAVNKVSENFQKQQQAYQNQHNHQTQKPDFESELKQNKIPKEKKKVGEYIDFEEVE, from the coding sequence ATGGACCAAGCGTCTTTTCAAAGTTTTATAAAAACCGTTTTAATTATTGTATTGGTTTACTATCTATTTAAGTTTACCTTTAAGTTGCTAGCACCCTATTTACTCAACAAAGCGGTTAATAAAGTTTCTGAAAACTTTCAAAAACAACAGCAAGCCTATCAAAATCAACATAATCACCAAACACAAAAACCTGATTTTGAAAGTGAATTAAAACAGAATAAAATTCCGAAAGAAAAAAAGAAAGTTGGTGAATATATCGACTTTGAAGAAGTAGAATAA
- a CDS encoding rhodanese-like domain-containing protein, producing the protein MKKVILVLSILLSGLSVHAQNIEMDQLMKLTEKTPILIDVRTTEEYKEGTIPGAMNLNIHEEEFTRTIRHFPKDRELIVFCQSGVRSTEAYELLKSLGFEKVSQLSGGYEHWKKRTEDSADK; encoded by the coding sequence ATGAAAAAAGTCATTTTAGTTTTAAGCATTCTTTTAAGTGGATTATCGGTTCATGCACAAAATATCGAAATGGATCAATTAATGAAACTCACAGAAAAAACACCTATTTTAATAGATGTGAGAACCACTGAAGAATACAAAGAAGGTACAATACCTGGCGCAATGAATTTGAATATTCATGAAGAAGAATTTACAAGAACCATACGTCATTTTCCAAAAGATAGAGAGCTAATTGTTTTTTGCCAGTCCGGTGTAAGAAGTACAGAAGCTTATGAGTTATTAAAATCACTTGGTTTTGAAAAAGTTTCGCAGTTAAGTGGTGGTTACGAACATTGGAAAAAGCGTACGGAAGATAGTGCTGATAAATAA
- a CDS encoding glycosyltransferase family 4 protein, producing the protein MKKVLIIAYYWPPAGGPGVQRWLKFVKYLPEFNIEPIVYVPENASYPIIDNDLENDVQNRTIVLKQPINEPYKIASFLSKKNTKTISSGIIKAKKKQTFVEKLLLYIRGNFFIPDARVGWVKPSVNYLSNYIKKNAIDIIITTGPPHSMHLIGMELQKQLSVKWIADFRDPWTNIGYHKELKLSAKSAQKHKYLEKEVLTKADTVITTSYTTKKEFAEITSKPIHVITNGYDVETVEKPALDTKFTVSHIGSLLSKRNPKILWQALNEILKENEQFKSDFQLQLIGKVSPEILDSLKEFNLQNHTKTIGYIPHSEALKYQRSAQVLLLIEIDSYETIGIIPGKLFEYMAAERPILAIGPEKSDVEKIIKDTNTGNYFIYSDLGSVKKYILDCYYKYQQNQLKVNGIGLQYFSRKKLTEKLAEVINHL; encoded by the coding sequence ATGAAAAAAGTGCTCATTATTGCTTATTATTGGCCGCCAGCAGGAGGTCCGGGCGTGCAGCGTTGGTTAAAATTCGTGAAATATCTACCCGAATTCAATATAGAACCAATTGTCTATGTGCCTGAAAATGCGTCCTATCCCATTATTGATAATGATTTAGAAAACGATGTTCAAAACCGCACAATTGTGTTAAAACAACCAATTAATGAGCCTTATAAAATTGCATCGTTTCTATCAAAAAAAAATACCAAAACAATCAGTTCTGGAATTATTAAAGCAAAGAAAAAACAAACATTTGTAGAAAAATTGTTGCTTTATATTCGCGGTAATTTTTTTATTCCAGATGCGCGAGTTGGCTGGGTAAAACCCTCTGTGAATTACTTGTCTAACTATATAAAAAAGAATGCTATTGATATCATTATTACGACTGGACCGCCACACAGCATGCATTTGATTGGTATGGAATTGCAGAAACAATTGTCTGTAAAATGGATTGCTGATTTTCGGGATCCATGGACAAATATCGGCTATCATAAAGAATTAAAACTAAGTGCTAAATCGGCTCAAAAACATAAATATTTAGAAAAGGAAGTTTTAACAAAAGCCGATACTGTTATTACTACAAGTTACACAACTAAGAAGGAATTTGCAGAAATAACATCAAAACCAATTCATGTAATTACCAATGGATACGATGTGGAGACGGTTGAAAAACCAGCTTTAGATACCAAGTTTACTGTAAGTCATATCGGTTCGTTGCTTTCCAAACGAAACCCCAAAATTTTATGGCAGGCATTGAACGAAATTTTAAAAGAAAATGAGCAATTCAAATCCGACTTCCAACTGCAGTTGATTGGTAAAGTGAGTCCTGAAATTTTAGATAGTCTAAAAGAATTTAATTTACAAAATCATACAAAAACAATAGGATATATACCCCATTCAGAAGCATTAAAATACCAACGAAGTGCTCAGGTTTTGCTATTGATTGAAATTGATTCTTATGAAACAATAGGCATCATTCCGGGAAAATTATTTGAATATATGGCTGCCGAAAGGCCCATCTTGGCAATTGGGCCGGAAAAAAGTGATGTGGAAAAAATTATAAAAGACACCAACACAGGTAACTATTTTATTTACAGCGACTTAGGAAGTGTTAAAAAATATATTTTAGATTGTTATTATAAGTACCAACAAAACCAACTAAAAGTAAATGGTATTGGCTTGCAATATTTCAGCCGAAAAAAACTTACCGAAAAATTGGCAGAGGTTATAAACCACCTCTAA